A stretch of DNA from Sandaracinaceae bacterium:
TTTCGCGGCGGCGGGTGTCCGTGATGTTGTAGGTTCGTGACGTCCGATGACCAACCCGCCTGATCGGCCACGCGTGCAAGGGGCACAACGGTTCCGCCGCGCTCGGCGAGTTCTTGCGTTGCGGGTGCTCGCAGGAGCCTGTGCGCTGTCGGCGCTCGGAGTCGCCCACGCGCAAGAGAGGCCCTATGCGCCCGAGAGCGAAGCGTGGGATGGGCTGAGTCGCTTGGTCGAGATCGCGGCCGAGCACCACATCCCGCTGGAAGTACCGTCGGAGCTCGACCTGGGGTCCCTGACGCGTGAGGACGCGCTCGTCATCCTTTACCCGAGTGAGTCGCTGCCAGCGAGTCTGGGTGGCTTCATGGCCGAGGGTGGGCGCGTGGCCGTGGCCGATGACTTTGGCGAGGCGGGCAGCTTCCTGCGCATCTTCGGCATCACCCGGGTCCCCGTGAGCGCCGAGGGGTTGCGCGGCAATCCGAACCTCCCAATCGCTGCACCGCGCGGCGCACACCCGATCACGGCCGGGGTGAGCGCGCTCGTCACGAACCACCCCACCGCCCTCGCCCATCCAGAGCTCGTGCCGGTGTTCGCGCTCGGCGAGGCGGACGCGGCCGTGGTGCTCGCGGGCGCCGTCGGCTCGGGGCGGCTGATCGTCATCGGCGACCCCAGCCTGCTGATCAACAACATGATGCAGTTTCGAGGAAACGAGCGTTTCGCGCTGAATTTGTTGCAGTATCTCAAATCCGAAAACGGGTCGGGGCGCGTGTTCTTGATGACGCCTGGGAGCGTGGTGCACGGCCGCTTCGGCACGCTCAACGCAGACCGACCGCTGGAGCGCACGCGGCTCTCGCTCGAGCGCGCCGGCGCGCTCGAGCTGCCGGACCTCATGGTGCGCGGGGTCGCCGCCGCGATCGCCGCCATCCTGCTGATCTTCGCGGCGTCCGCGTTGCCCAAGCAGTCGCCGTATCAACGGAGCATCTTCCTGCCAGTCGAGGGGCGCGCGACGGGCGGGACGGGAGGGCGTCTGGCGCTCCTCCGCGCCGAGGACGACGCGCTGTCCGCGGCGCTCGCATACCGCTTCGAGTTGCTGGTGGAGCTGCGTCGCCGCCTGTCCCTGCACCCCGACACGGACGGCCCCAACGTGCTCCGCGCGCTCCAGGTCCGCCTCGCCCCGCAGGCAGCAGACGAAGCCGCCGCGCTGCTCGGTCGCCTGGATCGCCTGTGGGTCCAGGTCGACGTCCGAGGCCGCACGCCGCGCCTCCGACGAGCCGCGCTCGCTTCCATGGTAAAAGGGGGCGAGGCGCTGCTGGGCGGGCTCCCCGACCCGGCGGCCGCGACAGCCCCACGCCCTGCACCGACTCCCCTCGAAGACGCTGGATGATCCCGTGACCGAACCACAAGTAGCACTGGCCCAGCCCGGGCTGGGCCCCATCCCAGCCGAAGTCCTGCGACACGCCGCGCAGCGCGCGCGCACCGTCATCGCCGCGGTTCAATCCGTGTACGTCGGCCCAGACGCCGTGCCCGAGCTCCTGCTCGTCGCGCTCCTGGCACGTGGCCACGTGCTCCTCGAGGGCGTCCCTGGAGTGGCCAAGACGACCCTCGTCAAGGCCTTCGCGTCGACGCTCGGCTGCGGCTTCCGCCGTATCCAGTTCACGCCGGACCTCCTGCCGGCGGACATCACAGGCACCTACGTGCTCGACCCCCGCAACGGCTCGTTCGACCTGCGCACCGGCCCCATCTTCGCGAACGTCGTGCTGGGAGACGAGATCAACCGGGCGCCCGCGAAGACGCAGAGCGCACTCCTCGAGGCGATGCAGGAGAGCCAGGTCACTGTGGAGGGCGAGACTCGGGCCCTGCCGGCGCCCTTTCTCGTGCTGGCCACGCAGAACCCCGTGGAGCAAGGCGGCACGTACCCGCTGCCCGAGGCTCAGATCGACCGCTTCCTGGTACGCATCATGCTGGGCTATCCGAGCGAAGAGGCAGAGCTCGGGGTGCTGCGACGCTTCGCGGCCGCGCCCGACATGCCCGCCCCAGTCCTTACGCCCGCGGCCATTCTCGAGCTCCAGGGCCTCGTCGAGCGCGTCCACGTGGAAGACGAGGTGCTGTCCTACGTGGTGCGTCTGGCACGCGCGACCCGCTCGCATGGCCGGCTGCTGCTCGGTGTCAGCCCGCGCGCAGCGCTCGCGCTCGTGAACGCTGCACGCGCTCGCGCCCTCCTCGACGCCCGCGACTACGTCCTACCGGACGACATCAAGCACCTGGTCACACCGGTGCTGGCACACCGTCTCGTGCTGACGCCCGAGGCCGAGATGGACGGCGCGAGCGCCGACGACATCCTCTCGCAGACCCTGTCCCGCGTGACCTTGCGGCGAGGCTGAGATGCTCCCGGTCCCATCCCGCGAGGCGCGCCTGCTCTTCTTCACCGCGGTGGGCCTCCTCGCACTGGGCTTCCTCGGCTCCTCCGCCCTGGTCGTGACGCTGGCGTCCGCGACGCTGCTCGCCCTGGCCACGCTGGCCGCATTCACGGTGCCGCTCGGGCGTCGCGTCCGCCGGCAGCGCCTGGAATTCGCCTGGTGGCTGGACCGCGCCGGCGGCAGCGGCACCATCGTGCCAGGCATCCCGTTCCAGGTGCGCTGCTACGTGCGTCACCGCGGACACGACGCCATCGCGCTGACCGACGTGCGGCCGCTGGCGCCCGGGAGCGTCGAGCTGCTGCCCAACCCGGCGAGCGATCTGCTCGTGTCCCCCAGCTCGCGCTCGGAGTTCACGTGCCGCCTGAGCGCTCGCGCGGTGGGCCGCGTCGTGTTGCACGGGCTCGCCGTCTCCCTCCGTGGCCCACTCGGTCTGTTCAGCATGCCGCTGTACTTCCCGAACCCACTCGTCGTGCGGGTGCTGCCGCGCGCTGCTGCGCTCGCCCGCCGCAGCCACCCACGCACCGGATACGCGGCAAGCCGTGCGGGGCGAACGGCGCTGCGCAGGCGTGGGGGAGGAACCGACTTCCATGAGCTGCGTCAGCTCCAGCCGGGCGACTCGTTCAAGTCCATCGCCTGGAAGGCGAGCGCGCGCAGCGGGCGTCTGCTCATCAAAGAGGTCGAGCAGGAGGTGCAGGAGGCGCACGTCGTCGTGCTGGACGTGACCGGCAGCATGCGGGGCGGTGAGCTCGGGACCCGGAAGCTCGACCACGCCATCGACGCTTGCGCCGCGCTGGCCCAACGTGCGCTCCGAGACGGTGACCGCGTCGGCCTGGTGCTCGCGGACGAGCGCCCCATCGCCCAGGTGCCCGTGGGAGAAGGTACGACGCACCTGCCCAAGCTGTACGACGCTCTGCTCGCGGCGACCGAGGTGGTCGACGCGGACCTGACGGCGCTCGACGACGGCCAGGTCGGCGCCTTGGTCGCGCGGTACATCCGGCACCAAGACGGGCTCGACTTCTCGCCCGGAAAGTCGGGTCGGTACCGGTCGCTCGTGCGACACGTCCACGCGGCCCTGGACCGTGAGGCGTTCGAGCAGACGGTCCACGCGGACACGCAGGAGGCGCGCACGCTGCGGGCGTTCTGCCGCAGTCGCGGACTGCCCATCCCGCACCGCCCCGACGCCAGCCACGGTCGCAAGGGGCCGGCGCTGGCAGAGGCCCTCCAGGTCGCCGCGGCGCGGGAGCGCTCTCCCCGCTCCATCACGCTCGTCACGGACTACCACGGGGTCCTGCACACCGACGCCCTGCGCCGCACCATCCAGCTGCTCCACGCGCACGGTCACGCCCTGACCGTCCTGCTGCTGACGACGCCCACTCGCGGCCCGCTCGAGGCCGCCGTCTACGGACGCACCGAGGCGCGACACGTCCGAGAGGCGAAGGTCTTCTTCGGGCGGCTTGGCGTGCGCGTGCGCGTCGCGGAGGGCGCCGATGCCGCGGGAGCGCTGGCGTTGCCGACGCCGTCTGCCAGGCTGGCCTCGTGACCGACTACTCGTTCGAGGACCCACGCGACGTCCTGGCGCGTCACCGGTTGGGCGCCAAGCGGCGCTTCTCGCAGAACTTCCTGATCTCGGAGCCCACCGTCCGCGCGATCGCGCGCGCCGTGGACCTGAAGCCTGGGGAACGCTGCGTCGAGCTGGGCCCTGGGCTCGGGACCCTCACGCGCGCGCTCGTGGCGTCGGGGGTGCCCGTGACAGGCATCGAGCGTGATCCCGACATGCTGCACGTGTTGCACAAGGAGCTCACGGATCACCCGAACTTCCACGTGGTCGACGGAGACGCGGCGCAACTCGACGTGCAAGGCCTCTTGGGTCCCGGGGGTCCCGTGGTCGTGGTGGGCAACCTGCCGTACGCGATCACGGGGATGATCGCGCGCCGTCTGGTCGACCAGTGTGCGAACGTCGCGCGCGTGGTGGTGATGGTGCAGCGAGAGGTCGCCGAGCGCTGGCTCGCCCACCCGGGCGAGCGGGCGTACGGTGCGCCGACCGTGTTCTTGTCCGCGGTCTACGCGATCGACCACGTCCTCGATGTCCCCCGCGGCGCGTTTCATCCAGCCCCGAAGGTGGAGAGCGCCGTGGTGCAGCTGACACCGCGGGCCGAGCCACGCGCGGAGGAGACCCCCACCTTGCAGGCGGTGGTGAAGGCGGCCTTCCATCAGCGTCGCAAGACGCTTCGGAACGCCCTGCGGCCACTGTTCACCGACACGGACACGCTCGACCGGGCGCTCGACATGGCCGAGGTGGATGGCCGCCGCCGAGGGGAGACGTTGTCGGTCGAAGAGTTCGCGCGCATCGCCGCGCACCTCTGATGCGGCCCTACCCCGCCCGCAGCGGGCGGCGGGCCGCCGCTCGTCGCCCCGTTGGCGCCTCGCTCAGGTGAGGTCGGGAGGGGTCGGCGCGCGCTCGTCGCCACCGCGAGGCCCGAGGGACGTCGTGACGCGCTCGTTGCCACCGAGGGCGTCATCGCGGTCTGGGTTCGCGTGCAGCGCGTGCCGGCGATAGGCACGCACGCCCCACAACGAGAGAGCGTAGGCCGGTACGCCCAACGCCACCCCGCTGATCAGTGAGCCCAGCCACAGCTCACCGCCCAGCTGAGCCATGGCGTCGCCGACACGGCTCCAGAACGCCGCCGAGAGCAGCTGTTCGAACATCCCGGCCGAGGTGGACTCGCCCGCCATGAGACGCTCCTGCACCTCGGCCCAGCTCGAGTCCCCCGCCCCTGCGTGGAGCACGAGGTTGCCGAGCCACCAACAGAAGCCGTACAGCGGCACCGCCGTGACCGGGTTGGTGATGAACAGGATGGGAACCCCCGCCACCTTGTTCACGCGCAGCGCCGTGGCGAGCGTGACGTAGATGACGATCTGCAGACCCAGCGTGGGGGTCATGGCCACCACGAACCCGAGGAACACCCCGCGAGCGATGCGTTGAGGTGAATCGTCGAGGCCGAGGATGCGGTTGACGACCACGTCCCGCAGACGCTGCCAGATCCTCACGGACCCTCCCCGGCGCCGCGTGGCGCGGTCGACGCTGCGCCGTCGTTCACATCGACGTCGGCGCAGTCCAGGGCTCCGTACCCACCGCCTCCCGGTGTCTCGATGCGGAGCACGTCGCCCGGCCCGACGCGCACGGCGAATTTTCCATCCATGGGCCGTGCGTTGAGCCAGTTGGCGCCGCGTGCGCCTGGGTGTCCTCCGGCCAGACCGAACGGCGCGCGGGTGCGCCTCTCGCTGAGCAGGCTCACATGGAGCGGCGCGAGGAACTCGAACTCGCGGACGAGTCCGTCGCCACCTCGCTGGCGGCCCGCCCCGCCAGACCCGGCGCGCAGCCCGAAGGTCCGGACCCGCACGGGGTAGCGGGCCTCGAGCAGCTCGGCGTCGGTGATGCGCGAATTGGTCATGTGCGTATGCACTCCGGGCGCTCCCGGGTGTAGCGCGCTGGCGCCGGCGCCGCCTCCGATGGTCTCGTAGTATCCAAAGTGTTCGTCACCGAGCGTCAGGTTGTTCATGGTTCCCTGGCTCGCGGCAACCCGGCCGAGCGCCCCGAGCAGCACGTCCACCACGCGCTGCGACGTCTCCACATTTCCACCCGCCACGGCGCTCTCGGCCGGAGGGTCGAGCAAGCAACCGGGCGGCAGCGAGAGCTCGACCGCCCGCACGCATCCTGCGTTGAGAGGAACCTCCCGGGACACCAGTGCGCGCAGCACGTACATGACGGCGGCACGCGTCACGGCGCGGGGCGCGTTGAGGTTGTTGGCGCGGGCGGGTCCCGTCCCCGCGAAGTCGAGGGACAGCCGCTGCCCCGAGACGCGCGCACACACCCGCACGGGCGTACCGTCGTCGAGGGCATCCTCGAAGTGGTGCTCCCCGTCCGGAATGCGGGCGATGGCCTCGGCCACCGAGGCTTCGGCGTCGTCCTGGACGTGAGCCATGTAGGCGTCCACCACCGCCCTGCCCTCTTGTTCGACAAGCTCGCGCAGCAAACGCTCCCCCAGGCGGTTCGCAGCGACCTGGGCCCGAAGATCGGCGATGTTCTCGTCTGGCCGCCGGGCGGGATACGGGCCGCCCGCGAGCGCCGCTCGCAGCGCTTCCACGTGCAGCTCCCCTTGGGCGACGATGCGCAGCGCGCGTAGCACGACCCCCTCCTCGACGAGCGAGGTCGAGAACGGCGGCATGGAACCAGGCGTGATGCCTCCGACGTCGGCATGGTGGCCTCGACACGCCACGAAGTACGCGGGCGCCGGGTCCTCCCCCACGTGCACGGGTGTGACCACCGTGATGTCCGGTAGGTGTGACCCTCCCCCCGCCGGGTCGTTGGTTGCGAACACGTCCCCCGGCGCCATCGCGGGGTGCGCGGCGCACACGGCGGCGACCGACTCGCTCATGGCGCCCAGGTGAACGGGGATGTGCGGCGCGTTCGCGATGAGCGCGCCCCGTGCGTCGAAGATGGCACACGAGAAGTCGAGGCGGTCACGGATGTTGGTGCTCATGGCGGTGCGCTCGAGCACGCTCCCCATCTGCTCGGCGATCGCCATGAAGCGGTGATGGAACACCTGCAGACGCACCGGATCGACCGAGGTGTCCCCGCGAGGCGCAGCGCGGGCCACTGGTCGCTCGTCGGTGAGCACGAGGATGCCCTCTGGCCCTCGTCGGAGGACGAAGCCCGGCTCCAGCACCAGTGTCCCCGTGGCCGCGAGGATCATCGCGGGTCCGTGCAGCTCGGCTGGGAGCTCCTCCTGAGCGTGCACAGGCACGAGCTGGCGGACGCCGTCGAGGAAGACGGGTGTCCGCATCGCCTGCGACGCGTCCCTCGAAGGCTCATTCGTGATCGCGTCGTCGTGCGCAGCGGTCGCGCGCTCGCGTGATTCGACCGACACGCGCGCCCGCACGGCGGCGACGCGCAGCGGCCTGTCACGCACGTAGCCGAAGAGCCGTCGGTGCTCGCGCTCGAACGCCGACGACATGCACGCGACGTCGCCGAACCGCACGGACAGCGACGTCTCGGTGCCCTCGGACCGTAGGTCCACGCTCAGCTCGATGCTCAACGCCACAGGGGCGTCCACACCGGCGAGGCCGCTCGCGTCTTTGGCGATGAGCGCTTCCCCCTCGGCCACGAGCGCCTCTGCCAAAAGGCGGAGCGCCGGGAGGGCGGCGTCTTCGAGGCCCACACCGCCCGCGTCGCGCGTCCCGTGCCATGCCGTCGCTGCGACCCCTATGCCGTACGCCGAGAGCACGCCGGCCAGCGGATGCACCAGCAGGGTGCGGATGCCGAGGTCACGCGCGACGCGGCACGCGTACTGTCCACCGGCACCTCCGAACACGACGAGGGCGTGCTCGCGGACGTCGTGACCACGGGCGACCGATACCTTGCGGATGGCGTCGCCCATCGTGGCCGTGGCAACGTCGAGGAAGCCCTCGGCGACCCGCGCGCGAGACGCGTCGGTGTCACCGTAGCCGAGCTCGTGAGCGAGCTCGCCCAAGCGCGCCGCGACGCGCTCCGCATGCAGCGGAAACGGGAAGCGCTCGGCGGGCACGCGGCCGAGGAAGTGCGCCACGTCCGTCAACGTGAGATCGACCGCATCCGGGTGGCCGTAGCAGAGGGGTCCTGGGCGGGCGCCAGCGCTCTCTGGACCGACCACCATGCGACGTCCCAGCAGGCGACAGATGGACCCACCTCCGGCCGCCACGGTGTGGATGTCGAGCATGGGCACCCGCAGCCGAGTCCCCGCGACACGCGCGTCGTACACGTGCTCGAGCGCACCGCCGTAGCGGCACACGTCCGTGCTCGTGCCACCCATGTCGAAGCCGACGACCTGGCTCGCCCCTGTGAGCGCGGCCACCTTGCCGACGGCAACCGCACCTCCGGCGGGACCCGACAACACGGCGTCACGTCCGCGGAAGTGCGCCGCCTCCATCAAGTCGCCACTGCTCTGCATCAGTCGGATGCGGCTGCCGGGGAGCGCGGCCTCGAGCGACGTGACGAAGCTGCGGATGACGGGCGTCAAGTAGGCGTCGACCAAGCACGTCTCGGTGCGCGCCAGATAGCCCCGGACGTGCGCCACCTCGTGCGACAGCGTCACCCAGGAGAAGCCCGCCGCGTCTGCCAGCGCGCCGATCGCGCGCTCGTCCTCGGGCGCGATCGGGGAATGCATGAGGGCCACCGCCAAGGAGGTGATCCCCATCTCGCGGAGCTCGCGCAAGACCTCGCTGACCGCACCCCGATCCAGATCGCGGAGCCGCGAACCATCGGCGGCGCTGCGTGCCCCCACTTCGCGCACGACCTCGTACAACGGCTCCGGTCGCTGGATCTCGAGCGCGAAGAGCTCGGGTCGCGCCTGGTCCCCGACCACCAGCAGATCACGGAAGCCTTCTGTCACGAGCAAGGCGGTGCGTGCGCCTCGGCGCTCGAGCAAGGCGTTGGTGGCGAGCGTCGTCCCGAGCCGTATGTCGCAAGGTGGAATCCGCGCGCCGTCCGCCAACGCCAAGAGCTGCCGGATGACGTCCAGGGGTGGCTCGTCCGTTGCGAGTTGCTTGGCCGTGCGAAAGCCCCCGCTCGCGAGCGGTGTGACTCCGTCGCAGAACGTGCCGCCGCGGTCGAGGTAGATGGGGTGGAGGGGCGGGGTCACCGTGGCGAGCCTAGCAGGCCGCCGCATCGCCATCGCGCCTGGGTCGACGCTTGCGATTCCGATGTGGCGCGATCTCGGGAGCGGCAGGAATCGCCGATAATCGTCACATTGAAATTGCTCGCGATTTTGAAATGGCGGATTGCAAAGATGCGCAGGCAGTCAAGGTTTTTGTGGACTTCTGAGCTGTGACACGCGACGGATGAGCACCGCTATGTCCCTCGAAGAGGTTCAAGTCTCATCACTGATACCGGCCAGCCCCAACGCCATCTACGCCGCGTGGATGGACTCGAGGCGGCACAGCGCCATTACGGGCTCGGTCGCGGTGATCAACCCTTGGGTCGGAGGTCGCGTCAGCGCGCGGGCTCGCTTCGTCGAAGCGACGCACGTGAAGCTGGACACCGGCAAGCAGATCCTCCTGGCATGGCGCACCCAGGACTTTCCGCCAGAGGCCGCTGACTCGCACGTGGAGATCCTCTTGCAGCCCGCCGCGGGTGGCACGAAGGTGAGCATTCATCACACGCAGATCCCGGCGGGACACTCCGCGGCCGCTCGGGAGATCTGGCGCGCCGCCTACCTGGATCCGATGAAGCGCTACTTCGGAAAGTCGGGTGCCATGGAAGCGGCTCACCGCGCGGCCACCCGAGCAGGGCAGATGCCCACGGCGGACATGGTGGGCATGCGACGCGCCCGGACCCCGATCACCTCGGCCGGCAACGTGCATGCGCCGATGATGACAGACGACCCCCCGCCCAAAGCGCGCCGCGTCATCCTGCGCAAGAAGAAGGGTTCCACGCAGTCCGATCCTCCCGTGACGGCTGCGCCGCCCGCCTCGAAGAAGGCCACCGAGCGCGCGAGCCACGATACACGGGGCTCGCAGCCGGGGACGAAGACGACCGCATCCAGCAGGTCGACACAGACGGTGTCGCCCGCCAGCACATCCAGTACCAAGCGCGTCAAGGCCGCTCCCAAGAAGGCCGCGCCCAAGAAGGCCGCTCCCAAGAAGGCCGCGCCCAGGAAGGCCGCTCCCAAGAAGGCCGCGCCCAAGAAGGCCGCTCCCAAGAAGGCCGCTCCCAAGAAGGCCGCTCCCAAGAAGGCCGCTCCCAAGCAGGCCGCGCCCAAGAAGGCCGCGCCCAAGAAGACTGCTCCCAAGAAGCGTCGTTGAATCGCCACGTCGTCTGGTCAGACTTCGATGCTGCCTGGTGCGGCCCTTCACGTGCCGCGCACCAGAGAACTCCAGCGCTACTCTGCCCGCGGGGAGCTCAGCGTGGTGTCCGCAGGTCCGCCTCGGCCGACACGAGCGCCGTCAAGACTTCGTGCGAGATGCGCCGCGCAGACGAAGAGCCGGATCCCTGAAACCGATCGGGATGGAGGCTGCGCGCGAGCCTCCGCAGCGCGACCCGCGCCTGCTCGGGCCGCGCCGTGGAAGGGAGGTCGAGGAGGGCCCACGGCGTGGCGTGACGCTGCACTTCACGATGCTTGCGCAGCAGCAGGCCATAGGAGTCGGGGCCGCGTGGCGCGATGGCGCGCACCAGCTTCAACGCCGTGAGCGTGCGCAGCGCGCGCAGACTCCCGGCAGATGCCGCGAGCACCGCGTCCACCTGACACGCCCCTGCGCGCAGCATCGACATCATGGCCAGCTCACTCGGGTCGAGAGACACGTCCGCCAAGAGCTGCTCCCCGAGTGGCGTCAGCTCCAACACTTCGTCGCCGAACTTGCGTCGTAGCAGCGCCGGGTCTTCCCCCATGAGCGCCTCGCGCATCGCCCCCAAGACGAGCTCGGCGACGTTCACGGGCTCGTCGAGGAGAGGCACCCCAATCTCGGGCGTGCCCGCGCGGAAGCGGAAGTCGGCATCGCGGAAGGAGAACAGCCTCAGCAGCCTGCGTTGAAGCTGCAACCGGAGCGCCCTCGTGAGCTCCTCCCGGGTCACGCGCCCGCTCTGCACCAGCCACTCCCCCACCGGCCCGGCTGGTGCGTCGTCCACGACGAGCGCCGCTTCCGAGCCCAACGCGCCGGACGCCACGAGCAAGTCCCCGAGGGCATTCTCGTCGGGTTCCGAGAGCGCGATCGCGCGCGGCGTGCCAGCGACGATGCTGACACGTGCGTCGGAGGGTCCCCGCTCGACGCCGCTCGCGACGACCTCGAGGACCCCGGTGGCGGCCGACCGGGTGAGCGTCAGGAGGGCACGCGAGAGAGCGGTGGCTGCTGGGAGTCGGTCCACTCCGTTCCGATACGACACACGCCATCACGGCGGCAACTTTCCGACAACGCGCGTGACGACGGCGGTAGAGCGACGCGGCCAGCGCGCCGCACACGGCGCTACGGGGTGTAGGGGCTGAGCGAGAGCGTGGTGCGGATGTCACGCGAGCGATGACCTACGGCCCCGCGCGTCACGCCGTAGCGGTCTGCGATGTTCTGCTGACTCAGCCCCAACCCGCGCAGCTGCGACACGGTGTACTCGACGGCTGCGGCCAGGACGTCGGGACGCCCGACGGCGTCGCGCAAGCCGATGTAGTCGTCGAGGACGTCACGCGCGCAGTTGATGTCGTCCGGATCGAAGCCGCCCGCGATCATCTGGTCCACCAGCAACGCGGCCACGGACTCCGTGAACTCGTCCTCGCAGCCCGACATGTCCTCGACGGCATCGTCGATGGCACCGTCGGCGACGGACCCAACACGACCCATGACGCCCTTGACCGCACGCGGTCGCTTGGCAGGGGCCCCTTGCTCGATCCACTCCTGTAGCGAGCGGTGCTCCTTGTGGCGAGGAGCGAGGGCGACCGCCTCCCGCGCGAGCACGAGGGCCTCCACCAGCTTGCCCCTGCGCGCCAGGCAGTGGGCCAAGGACGCCACAACCTCATCGTGGAGAGGCTCTTGTTCGTACGCCACCCGCAGGTGCTGTTCGGCGCCAACCAGGTCGTCCAGCCCGACGTCCAACAGGTGCCCCAGGTTGTGGTGGTACCAAGGCGTGCCTGGTGCAAAGCCGAGCGCGCGCCGGTAGCACCGGGCCGCGTACGCGTAGTTGCCGAGCAGCGCCTGACAGAGGCCCATCAGCGCGTGAAGTACGTCGCCGTGCCGGGGATGCCCCGCGTCGATCGCGCGGCGCAGATGCAGCGCAGCGCGCCACGGGTTGTCCTCGAGGTGTAGCTCGGCCAGGTGACGGTGCGCGAAGATGGCGGAGTCGCTTCCCACCGGAGCCTCGCGCGCGAGGTCGATCAGCGCACGTTCGATGTCGGCGCGACGACCACTCGACAGCGCTCGCTCTGCGCGCAGCTGAAGCTCCCTGATGGTCGGTTGCCCGCGTTCGCTCACGCCGTTCCTATACCCGGGGGTCGCGCGGGGTTCAAGGTCGTTCGCACGCCACGCGGGCCGCGCATTCCCCGGCGAGGGGTGAAGTGTGCACCCATGTGTGCCATGGTCCGCGACATGAGTGAGCCCACGGTCGCGCTGCGCGCGGCGCCGTTCTCTTCGTGCGTGGCCCTGACCGCGGTCCTGTTCGCGACCGGCGCATCTGCTGCGCGCGCCCAAGACACCCAAGACACCCAAAACACCCAAGACACCCAAGACACCGAAGACGCCCAAGGCCATAGGGACCTCGACGGCAGCGCGGACAGCACAGCGCCGGGACCGGGAGACACCTCGCATTTGGCGACGCCGCCCCCTGAGCCTTCACGGATGGCGCGGCGGATCGAAGCCGTGGACGCGCAGTTCGGCCGCTGGGTGGTCGTACCGATCGCCAGCGTGCTCATGAAGGACGTGTGGTTCTGGGACGACGGTGGCGACCCGACCGACAACACGAAGGTCCCGTTCATCGTGGCTTGGCTCATCCTCGGTGCGGTCTTCTTCACCTTCCGCTTTCGTTTCATCAACGTGCGGGCGTTCACGCACGCGCTGCGCGTCGTGCGCGGGGACTTCGACGATCCTTCGCACGCGGGCGAGGTGTCGCACTTCCAAGCGCTGTCCTCCGCGCTCTCGGCGACCGTGGGTCTGGGCAACATCGCGGGCGTCGCGGTCGCGGTGAAGCTGGGTGGCCCCGGCGCGCTCTTTTGGATGGTGGTCGCCGCCTTCTTCGGCATGACGTCCAAGTTCGCGGAGTGCACGCTCGGTCAGATGTATCGCAGCGTGGACGAGACCGGGCGCGTCCTGGGTGGCCCGATGCAGTACCTGAAGCGTGGGTTCGCCGAGCTGGGGATGACCCGGCTGGGCAAGGTCATGGCGACCCTGTTTGCGGTGCTGTGCATCGGCGGCAGCTTTGGCGGCGGGAACATGTTCCAGAGCAACCAGAGCTATCAGGGCGTCATTCAGATCATCCCCGCGCTCGACAACGCCGCGGGGAAGCTCATCTACGGCGTGCTCCTCGCCGCGCTGGTGGGCGTCGTGATCATCGGTGGCATCAAGCGCATCGGACAGGTGGCCTCGGCCATCGTGCCGCTCATGTGCGGGCTCTACCTCATCGCGGGCCTCATCGTGCTGGTGACCAACGTGAGCGCCATCCCAGCCGCCTTCGCGCTCATCTTCGAACGCGCGTTCGCGCCGCAGGCGGTCAGCGGAGGCGTCGTCGGTGTGCTCGCGGTAGGCTTCCAGCGCGCCGCGTTCTCCAACGAGGCGGGCGTGGGCTCAGCCGCCATCGCGCACTCCGCCGCCGCCACCGACGAGCCCATCCGCGAGGGCATCGTGGCGTCCATCGGCCCCTTCATCGACACAGTGGTGGTGTGTCTGATGACGGGCCTCGTGCTGATCGTAACGGGCGCGTGGACCGCCGACGCGGAGGGCGTCGCGCTCACCTCGATCGCGTTCCAGCGCGTGGTGCCCTGGTTCCCA
This window harbors:
- a CDS encoding tetratricopeptide repeat protein is translated as MSERGQPTIRELQLRAERALSSGRRADIERALIDLAREAPVGSDSAIFAHRHLAELHLEDNPWRAALHLRRAIDAGHPRHGDVLHALMGLCQALLGNYAYAARCYRRALGFAPGTPWYHHNLGHLLDVGLDDLVGAEQHLRVAYEQEPLHDEVVASLAHCLARRGKLVEALVLAREAVALAPRHKEHRSLQEWIEQGAPAKRPRAVKGVMGRVGSVADGAIDDAVEDMSGCEDEFTESVAALLVDQMIAGGFDPDDINCARDVLDDYIGLRDAVGRPDVLAAAVEYTVSQLRGLGLSQQNIADRYGVTRGAVGHRSRDIRTTLSLSPYTP
- a CDS encoding alanine:cation symporter family protein, whose translation is MARRIEAVDAQFGRWVVVPIASVLMKDVWFWDDGGDPTDNTKVPFIVAWLILGAVFFTFRFRFINVRAFTHALRVVRGDFDDPSHAGEVSHFQALSSALSATVGLGNIAGVAVAVKLGGPGALFWMVVAAFFGMTSKFAECTLGQMYRSVDETGRVLGGPMQYLKRGFAELGMTRLGKVMATLFAVLCIGGSFGGGNMFQSNQSYQGVIQIIPALDNAAGKLIYGVLLAALVGVVIIGGIKRIGQVASAIVPLMCGLYLIAGLIVLVTNVSAIPAAFALIFERAFAPQAVSGGVVGVLAVGFQRAAFSNEAGVGSAAIAHSAAATDEPIREGIVASIGPFIDTVVVCLMTGLVLIVTGAWTADAEGVALTSIAFQRVVPWFPDVLSVAVFLFAYSTLISWSYYGERCWAYLVGEGKSLWYKLMYLGAVVLGSVLKLGSVIDFSDMMILGMALPNIVGVIILSPKIGTALDTYWAKLKSGQMTVNRGTPQTF